A genomic window from Blastococcus saxobsidens DD2 includes:
- a CDS encoding DUF1932 domain-containing protein → MSLRWGLLGFGEAGRVIGGAVAAAGADLLVHDRVLADPARGPAVRAAITAAGATAADDVAALADREVVLSLVTPATAVAAATGYAPHAGDGALYVDLNSTEPTAKHEVAAALAGVRVVDGVMTGGGITLDGAAIPISLAGPDAAEAAGLLIGLGFNASVVGSEVGAAAALKMLRSVVVKGMEGLWVEALLAAQELDVVEPLIAMVEETLDRYPTRDFATMLVTTHVAHAGRRAVEVRMARDTVAGTGVPPLLSSGLVQRHERSARGLAAAGHEPGAVPTSLTAALEVLRGLPG, encoded by the coding sequence GTGAGCCTCCGCTGGGGCCTGCTCGGGTTCGGGGAGGCCGGGCGGGTCATCGGCGGGGCGGTGGCGGCCGCCGGGGCCGACCTGCTGGTGCACGACCGCGTCCTGGCCGACCCGGCCCGGGGGCCGGCGGTGCGCGCGGCGATCACCGCTGCGGGCGCGACGGCGGCCGACGACGTCGCCGCGCTCGCCGACCGGGAGGTCGTCCTCTCGCTGGTCACCCCGGCGACGGCGGTGGCCGCCGCGACCGGTTACGCGCCGCACGCCGGGGACGGCGCCCTCTACGTCGACCTGAACTCGACCGAGCCGACCGCCAAGCATGAGGTCGCCGCGGCGCTGGCCGGTGTGCGGGTGGTCGACGGGGTGATGACCGGCGGCGGGATCACCCTCGACGGCGCGGCGATCCCGATCTCGCTGGCCGGACCGGACGCCGCCGAGGCCGCCGGGCTGCTGATCGGGCTGGGGTTCAACGCCTCCGTCGTCGGCAGCGAGGTCGGTGCCGCGGCGGCCCTGAAGATGCTGCGCAGCGTCGTGGTCAAGGGCATGGAGGGACTGTGGGTGGAGGCCCTGCTGGCGGCACAGGAGCTCGACGTCGTCGAGCCGCTGATCGCCATGGTGGAGGAGACGCTCGACCGCTACCCGACGCGGGACTTCGCCACCATGCTGGTCACCACGCACGTGGCCCATGCCGGCCGCCGGGCGGTCGAGGTGCGGATGGCCCGGGACACCGTCGCGGGGACCGGCGTGCCGCCGTTGCTCTCGAGCGGGCTCGTGCAGCGGCACGAGCGCAGCGCTCGGGGCCTGGCCGCGGCCGGGCACGAGCCGGGCGCCGTGCCGACGTCGCTGACCGCCGCCCTGGAGGTGCTCCGCGGCCTGCCCGGGTGA
- a CDS encoding TAXI family TRAP transporter solute-binding subunit, with protein sequence MSTTLGTYPGKRSRLLLSLGVASTLVLTACGGDDAEEPAADGGGEAAQEFDEQLTFATGGTGGVYYPYGGGMANLLSSEIPGLTVTVQETNASVDNMQLLDTNQAQMALALGDVVSDAANGENTFSEALEICSLGNTYNNFVHFFTTADTGITSIEDLAGKRVSPGAVGSASEVTADRIMEAAGIDPQADIERVQLGVAETVAAIQDGTVDAGAWSGGLPTGAIVDLASTSDLVLIPTGEYAEPLAEEYGDFYFAEDIPAGTYEGQEEAVPNVVSPNILVVRTDMDEALQEAITRTIFENEEQLLTVHPAAEELNAETADEVEFIETCPGAQAYFDSVG encoded by the coding sequence ATGTCCACGACTCTCGGCACGTATCCCGGCAAGCGCTCCCGCTTGCTGCTCTCCCTCGGCGTCGCCTCGACCCTCGTGCTCACCGCCTGCGGTGGCGACGACGCCGAGGAGCCGGCCGCTGATGGCGGTGGCGAGGCCGCCCAGGAGTTCGACGAGCAGCTGACGTTCGCCACCGGTGGTACCGGCGGCGTCTACTACCCCTACGGCGGTGGTATGGCCAACCTCCTGAGCTCCGAGATCCCCGGCCTCACGGTCACCGTCCAGGAGACCAACGCGTCGGTCGACAACATGCAACTGCTCGACACGAACCAGGCTCAGATGGCCCTGGCCCTCGGCGATGTCGTGTCCGACGCCGCGAACGGGGAGAACACCTTCAGCGAGGCGCTGGAGATCTGCTCGCTGGGCAACACGTACAACAACTTCGTCCACTTCTTCACGACGGCCGACACCGGTATCACCTCGATCGAGGACCTGGCGGGCAAGCGCGTCTCGCCCGGCGCCGTGGGCTCGGCCTCCGAGGTCACCGCCGACCGGATCATGGAGGCCGCCGGCATCGACCCGCAGGCCGACATCGAGCGCGTCCAGCTGGGTGTGGCCGAGACGGTCGCCGCGATCCAGGACGGCACGGTGGACGCCGGCGCCTGGTCCGGTGGTCTGCCCACCGGTGCGATCGTCGACCTCGCGAGCACGAGCGACCTGGTGCTCATCCCGACCGGCGAGTACGCCGAGCCGCTCGCCGAGGAGTACGGCGACTTCTACTTCGCCGAGGACATCCCGGCCGGTACCTACGAGGGCCAGGAGGAAGCGGTGCCCAACGTCGTGTCGCCGAACATCCTCGTGGTCCGCACCGACATGGACGAGGCCCTGCAGGAGGCCATCACCCGCACCATCTTCGAGAACGAGGAGCAGCTGCTCACCGTGCACCCCGCGGCCGAGGAGCTGAACGCAGAGACCGCTGACGAGGTCGAGTTCATCGAGACCTGCCCGGGCGCGCAGGCCTACTTCGACTCGGTCGGCTGA
- a CDS encoding MFS transporter, producing the protein MSSRTAATAAVSVTTAGVLPGFMVGVLWVQLRADLGFGPSLLGVLVACFFFSSALAAFTAGMVVRRFGTSPVVRLSALVAAISMLVIAVAAQHTPVLVGALVVAGWGNGIGQPASNDLIARAVTPERHGLAYGTKQAAIPLATMLAGAAVPLVAIPFGWRPAFAIGAGLALLVMLTVPSGRRLPPRGAAAASEAAGPFRRAALVVLACGIMLGAATGNALGSFFVATAVDSGISPGTAGLLAAVASAAGASARIAVGWLADKVRTRWLLVVAAQMAIGGLSYALLGTGVEVLIAAGAVIGYCTGWAWAGLSTYSVARMHPGMAARATSITQGGMGAGAALGPLLFGLLVAATSYAVAWYTTAAVSVVAGAVIVQGRRMLLRDRPGLVAAQQLRRRTRHA; encoded by the coding sequence GTGAGCTCCCGGACCGCGGCCACCGCGGCGGTGAGCGTCACCACCGCCGGTGTGCTGCCCGGCTTCATGGTCGGCGTGCTGTGGGTGCAGCTGCGCGCGGACCTCGGCTTCGGCCCCTCGCTGCTGGGCGTGCTGGTGGCCTGCTTCTTCTTCTCCTCCGCCCTGGCCGCCTTCACCGCCGGCATGGTGGTGCGCCGCTTCGGCACCTCCCCGGTCGTGCGGCTCTCGGCGCTGGTGGCCGCCATCTCGATGCTGGTCATCGCCGTGGCGGCGCAGCACACCCCCGTGCTCGTCGGTGCCCTCGTCGTCGCGGGCTGGGGCAACGGCATCGGGCAGCCGGCCAGCAACGACCTGATCGCCCGGGCGGTGACCCCCGAGCGCCACGGGCTGGCCTACGGCACGAAGCAGGCGGCGATCCCGCTGGCGACGATGCTCGCCGGGGCGGCGGTCCCGCTGGTCGCCATCCCGTTCGGGTGGCGGCCGGCGTTCGCGATCGGTGCCGGGCTGGCCCTGCTCGTGATGCTCACCGTCCCCAGCGGCCGCCGGCTCCCCCCACGGGGCGCCGCCGCGGCGTCGGAGGCGGCGGGGCCCTTCCGCCGCGCCGCGCTGGTCGTGCTGGCCTGCGGCATCATGCTCGGCGCGGCCACCGGCAACGCGCTCGGCTCGTTCTTCGTCGCCACCGCCGTCGACTCCGGCATCTCCCCCGGCACGGCCGGGCTGCTCGCCGCGGTGGCCAGCGCCGCCGGCGCGTCGGCCCGGATCGCGGTCGGCTGGCTGGCGGACAAGGTGCGCACCCGGTGGCTGCTCGTGGTCGCCGCCCAGATGGCGATCGGCGGCCTGTCCTACGCGCTGCTGGGCACCGGGGTGGAGGTGCTCATCGCCGCCGGTGCGGTGATCGGCTACTGCACCGGCTGGGCGTGGGCCGGGTTGTCCACCTACTCCGTCGCCCGGATGCACCCGGGCATGGCCGCCCGCGCCACCTCGATCACCCAGGGCGGGATGGGCGCCGGGGCGGCGCTGGGACCGCTGCTGTTCGGCCTCCTCGTCGCGGCGACCTCCTACGCGGTCGCCTGGTACACCACGGCTGCGGTCTCGGTGGTCGCCGGGGCGGTGATCGTCCAGGGCCGCCGGATGCTCCTGCGGGACCGGCCCGGGCTGGTGGCCGCGCAGCAGCTGCGGCGGCGAACCCGGCATGCCTGA
- a CDS encoding Ldh family oxidoreductase, with amino-acid sequence MIRIALLPGDGVGEEVLDGPSRLLRQLAQEGAVEVTGPWPVGARAAAATGEVLPEETLAACDAADAILLGAVGEDPGVPAEVCPRPEVALHRLRERYDLRISVRDVPMGEDRDLTVVRNLIGGSYGTGPGDRTYSQDGGEAADVLRLTPERIAEVVELGIDRARQRGGGRLVSVDKANLYATGRLWRDVATEVAGRRGVPVEHRFVDRAAFELGSGGAVPDVIVTEGLLGDILSDLAAGRAGSPALCGSASIHPGEPVQGRCQGLFEPAHGSAPRRTGRDQVNPLGGFLALVALLQHFAETRTLGDRLRTAVQTVLRQGPWTYDLAPDGVAAAGTRDVAAAVLAAFDDAGTTAATGATEPRTAQEPAGVEAVEAVAEPAVRVPADDLQAWTVEVLEAVGVRPSHAREVAHVLAYADLSGIDSHGIARLPAYVAMIGSGAITADAEPTVHSDGGAVALVDGHGMLGHPVTAVALHEAVERARRLGLGWVNVRDSSHHGASGSYVYDAARQGLVAIAATNTGPIVAPTGSARPYFGTNPLALGMPVAGEEPMVFDMATSAVAGGKFEIALRLGKQIPLGWGLTAEGHPTTDPGAVYPGKGPLLPLGSDREHSSHKGYGLALLVELLTAVLAGGPFGPGVGNLTARAVTGPPRTSHLVVVLDPARLGDPTRMQAETQRLLGELRALIPVDPALPVRTPGQRAAAERTARRVQGVPLDAGTHAALRQLGERVGRPLGVPAR; translated from the coding sequence GTGATCCGGATCGCGCTCCTCCCCGGCGACGGCGTCGGCGAGGAGGTGCTGGACGGTCCCTCGCGACTGCTCCGGCAGCTCGCCCAGGAGGGCGCGGTCGAGGTGACCGGCCCCTGGCCGGTGGGCGCTCGCGCCGCGGCCGCCACCGGGGAGGTGCTGCCCGAGGAGACCCTCGCCGCCTGCGACGCGGCCGATGCCATCCTCCTCGGCGCGGTCGGCGAGGACCCGGGGGTGCCGGCCGAGGTCTGCCCCCGACCGGAGGTGGCGCTGCACCGGCTGCGCGAGCGGTACGACCTGCGGATCTCCGTCCGGGACGTCCCCATGGGCGAGGACAGGGACCTCACCGTCGTGCGCAACCTGATCGGCGGGTCCTACGGCACCGGGCCGGGCGACCGGACCTACTCCCAGGACGGCGGTGAGGCGGCCGACGTGCTCCGGCTGACCCCCGAGCGGATCGCCGAGGTGGTCGAGCTCGGCATCGACCGGGCGCGGCAACGCGGCGGCGGCCGCCTGGTGTCGGTGGACAAGGCGAACCTGTACGCGACCGGGCGGCTGTGGCGGGACGTCGCCACCGAGGTCGCCGGCCGGCGCGGCGTGCCGGTCGAGCACCGCTTCGTCGACCGTGCGGCCTTCGAGCTGGGCTCGGGCGGCGCGGTGCCCGACGTGATCGTCACCGAAGGTCTGCTCGGCGACATCCTCAGCGACCTCGCGGCCGGCCGGGCCGGTTCCCCGGCGCTCTGCGGCTCCGCCTCGATCCACCCGGGGGAACCGGTGCAGGGGCGCTGCCAGGGCCTGTTCGAGCCGGCACACGGCTCGGCTCCGCGGCGCACGGGCCGCGACCAGGTGAATCCGCTCGGCGGCTTCCTCGCGCTCGTCGCGCTGCTGCAGCACTTCGCGGAGACCCGCACGCTCGGCGACCGGCTGCGGACGGCCGTGCAGACCGTCCTCCGCCAGGGACCGTGGACCTACGACCTCGCCCCCGACGGGGTCGCCGCGGCCGGGACCCGGGACGTGGCCGCGGCCGTGCTCGCCGCCTTCGACGACGCCGGTACGACGGCAGCCACCGGGGCCACCGAGCCGCGCACGGCCCAGGAGCCGGCCGGCGTGGAAGCCGTCGAGGCGGTCGCGGAGCCCGCGGTGCGGGTGCCGGCCGACGACCTGCAGGCGTGGACCGTCGAGGTGCTCGAGGCGGTGGGCGTGCGGCCGTCCCACGCCCGGGAGGTCGCCCACGTGCTGGCCTATGCCGACCTGTCCGGCATCGACTCGCACGGCATCGCCCGCCTGCCCGCGTACGTCGCGATGATCGGCAGCGGGGCGATCACGGCCGACGCCGAACCGACGGTGCACTCCGACGGTGGCGCGGTGGCGCTCGTCGACGGCCACGGCATGCTCGGCCACCCGGTCACCGCCGTGGCGCTGCACGAGGCGGTGGAGCGGGCGCGCCGGCTCGGTCTGGGCTGGGTGAACGTGCGGGACAGCAGCCACCACGGGGCCAGCGGTTCCTACGTCTACGACGCGGCGCGGCAGGGTCTGGTGGCCATCGCCGCGACCAACACCGGGCCGATCGTCGCGCCCACCGGCTCGGCCCGCCCCTACTTCGGCACCAACCCGCTGGCGCTGGGCATGCCGGTGGCCGGCGAGGAACCCATGGTCTTCGACATGGCGACGTCGGCGGTCGCCGGCGGCAAGTTCGAGATCGCGCTGCGCCTGGGGAAGCAGATCCCGCTGGGCTGGGGCCTGACGGCCGAGGGCCACCCGACCACCGACCCGGGCGCGGTCTACCCGGGCAAGGGCCCGCTCCTGCCTCTGGGCAGCGACCGCGAGCACTCCAGCCACAAGGGGTACGGCCTGGCGCTGCTGGTCGAGCTCCTCACGGCCGTGCTCGCCGGAGGGCCGTTCGGTCCGGGCGTCGGCAACCTGACCGCCCGCGCCGTGACCGGCCCTCCCCGGACCAGCCACCTGGTCGTCGTCCTCGACCCCGCACGGCTCGGGGACCCGACCCGCATGCAGGCCGAGACCCAGCGGCTGCTCGGCGAGCTGCGCGCGCTGATCCCGGTGGACCCCGCGCTACCGGTGCGGACGCCCGGCCAGCGGGCGGCGGCCGAGCGGACCGCCCGACGGGTGCAGGGCGTGCCGTTGGACGCCGGGACCCACGCCGCCCTCCGGCAGCTCGGGGAACGGGTCGGCCGGCCCCTGGGTGTGCCCGCTCGGTGA
- a CDS encoding dimethylmenaquinone methyltransferase → MSTCRRHPAGPRPDPGLLVRCRDLPTSILSDSMERVGGVRGVHWVPGGRWPRVAGPALTVRTRPGDNLVIHRALDLAEPGDVLVVDGGGFLERAVLGEIMGRYAVTRGIAAIVVDGAVRDAEGLAAGPIPVFAAGINHLGPYKDGPGEVHGPVQAGGSVVRSGDLVVGDADGVVVVPHERGSEVVGRGEQRLRAEEEQFAEIAAGTFDRSWVLETLTEELVTGDGPR, encoded by the coding sequence ATGAGCACCTGTCGCCGTCACCCCGCGGGCCCGCGGCCCGACCCCGGGCTGCTGGTCCGCTGCCGCGACCTGCCCACCAGCATCCTGTCCGACAGCATGGAGCGGGTCGGTGGTGTCCGCGGGGTGCACTGGGTCCCCGGTGGGCGCTGGCCACGGGTGGCCGGGCCGGCGCTGACCGTGCGCACGCGCCCCGGGGACAACCTGGTCATCCACCGCGCCCTCGATCTGGCCGAGCCCGGCGACGTGCTGGTGGTGGACGGCGGCGGATTCCTCGAACGGGCGGTCCTCGGCGAGATCATGGGTCGCTACGCCGTCACCCGGGGGATCGCCGCGATCGTCGTCGACGGCGCCGTCCGGGACGCCGAGGGGCTGGCCGCCGGGCCGATCCCGGTCTTCGCGGCGGGCATCAACCACCTCGGCCCGTACAAGGACGGGCCGGGGGAGGTGCACGGGCCGGTGCAGGCCGGCGGCAGCGTGGTCCGCTCGGGCGATCTGGTGGTCGGCGACGCCGACGGCGTGGTGGTCGTGCCGCACGAGCGCGGGTCCGAGGTGGTGGGCCGCGGGGAGCAGCGGTTGCGCGCCGAGGAGGAGCAGTTCGCCGAGATCGCCGCGGGCACGTTCGACCGCTCCTGGGTGCTGGAGACGCTCACCGAGGAGCTCGTGACCGGGGACGGCCCCCGGTGA
- a CDS encoding DUF6282 family protein, with the protein MISGVADLHVHGAPSLIERHGLDHEVLGAHGAVGVDFAVLKAHEGSTAERAALAADRPGAAGVEVVGGIVLNSPVGGANPDAVEVAARLGGRVVWMPTVSAPAHIASASSPELSVHRTLAFRQVDVLDEAGALLPDWHDVIDVVAAHDLVLASGHLTCSQALVLFRAAKAAGVTRMLLNHPRMPFLQWDDDAAPEFADLGVVLELGILPDILTTDGPPSTTLGEVYPHDMLAFGGDLGHAHYPTMQQALPGWLADLERSVGESDAELIMTTVGRRLVQR; encoded by the coding sequence ATGATCTCCGGGGTTGCCGACCTGCACGTCCACGGCGCGCCCAGTCTGATCGAGCGGCACGGGCTCGACCACGAGGTGCTCGGCGCGCACGGGGCGGTCGGCGTCGACTTCGCCGTCCTCAAGGCGCACGAGGGTTCGACGGCGGAGCGGGCCGCGCTCGCCGCTGACCGACCAGGCGCCGCGGGGGTCGAGGTCGTCGGCGGGATCGTGCTGAACTCCCCGGTGGGCGGGGCCAACCCCGATGCGGTGGAGGTGGCCGCCCGGCTCGGCGGCCGGGTGGTCTGGATGCCCACGGTCTCGGCGCCGGCGCACATCGCGTCGGCGTCCAGCCCGGAGCTGTCGGTCCACCGCACGCTGGCGTTCCGGCAGGTCGACGTCCTCGACGAGGCCGGGGCCCTGCTGCCCGACTGGCACGACGTCATCGATGTCGTCGCCGCGCACGACCTGGTGCTGGCGTCGGGTCACCTGACCTGCTCGCAGGCGCTCGTGCTGTTCCGCGCGGCGAAGGCCGCCGGGGTCACCCGCATGCTGCTCAACCACCCGCGGATGCCGTTCCTGCAGTGGGACGACGACGCCGCTCCGGAGTTCGCCGACCTCGGCGTCGTCCTCGAGCTCGGCATCCTGCCCGACATCCTGACCACCGACGGCCCGCCCTCGACGACCCTCGGAGAGGTCTACCCGCACGACATGCTGGCCTTCGGCGGCGACCTGGGCCACGCCCACTACCCGACCATGCAGCAGGCGCTGCCCGGCTGGCTGGCCGACCTCGAACGGTCGGTGGGGGAGTCGGACGCCGAGCTGATTATGACCACGGTCGGCCGGCGGCTGGTGCAGCGGTGA
- a CDS encoding TRAP transporter permease, with protein sequence MNLRRRTQKQTGPEPADGGATTAGGDPGRTPGDVPGAPPASPGARAGVEDASTIDKSIDRDREVDPDEIDEEALLAEYEAEKPARHLTGIPGYVVAVVGVGLSLFALYWVFNPMPRQVYLPLFLSIGLFLTFLTYRGWGRSDTDKLKGKADHPNILDWLLALASLAPGLYMVYDWQGFFRRAIVPTDTDLIVGTLLVLLVLEAARRTVGLLVPIVVLGFLAMAYFGSSMPSPFTTADFQWPRLIGHNVMGTQGIFGVPLDVAATYIILFTIYGAVLAASGATKFFIDLSFAAFGQSAAGPGRTVTLSGFLLGTVSGSGVATTVTLGGFGWPLLRKAGYSSEAGGGVLAAAGIGAIMSPPTLGAAAFIIAELLNVSYLEVLIWATIPTILYYLGIILAIEFDARRHGTHQVEVEDKSAWRLLFRFGYHFSSLAAIVFFLALGYTPFRAVVYATALAFLLSFLDREHWMTPKRLWHALGQGAVGALSVIPVMAVAGIIVGVMTLTGLALRLAGIIVDFAGGSLALTALFSAVVVVLLGLAVPVTASFIISFVIISPALQQVGVEPFAAAMFIFYYAVLSEVSPPTALSPFAAAAITGGKPVPTMWLTWKYTLPAFLVPFIFVLSPNGVGLLFEGGAATVAIAFVASSLAVGALAVVTGKWLIGPAGWPERVLFLGAALALLVMEPLWIGVGVGLGLAGTLVHLLMRRRAGHSVGGPLGAMLPGGESDPEQASAAPGSPAGSGATAAPRSTTGTDDRGEH encoded by the coding sequence ATGAATCTCCGACGCCGGACGCAGAAGCAGACCGGACCGGAGCCGGCCGACGGCGGGGCGACCACAGCGGGCGGTGACCCCGGCAGGACCCCGGGCGACGTCCCGGGGGCGCCACCGGCCAGCCCGGGCGCGCGGGCCGGGGTCGAGGACGCCTCCACCATCGACAAGAGCATCGACCGGGACCGGGAGGTGGACCCCGACGAGATCGACGAGGAGGCGCTGCTCGCCGAGTACGAGGCGGAGAAGCCCGCGCGGCACCTCACCGGCATCCCCGGTTACGTCGTCGCGGTCGTGGGCGTCGGGCTGTCCCTCTTCGCCCTCTACTGGGTGTTCAACCCCATGCCGCGGCAGGTGTACCTCCCGCTGTTCCTCAGCATCGGGTTGTTCCTGACCTTCCTGACCTACCGCGGCTGGGGCCGGTCGGACACGGACAAGCTGAAGGGCAAGGCCGACCACCCGAACATCCTCGACTGGCTCCTCGCCCTGGCCTCGCTGGCGCCGGGTCTCTACATGGTCTACGACTGGCAGGGCTTCTTCCGCCGGGCCATCGTCCCGACGGACACCGACCTCATCGTGGGCACCCTGCTGGTCCTCCTGGTGCTGGAGGCGGCCCGGCGCACGGTGGGCCTGCTGGTCCCCATCGTGGTGCTCGGGTTCCTGGCCATGGCCTACTTCGGTTCGTCCATGCCCAGCCCGTTCACCACCGCGGACTTCCAGTGGCCGCGGCTCATCGGGCACAACGTCATGGGGACCCAGGGCATCTTCGGCGTACCGCTCGACGTCGCCGCGACCTACATCATCCTGTTCACCATCTACGGTGCGGTGCTGGCCGCCTCCGGCGCGACGAAGTTCTTCATCGACCTGTCCTTCGCCGCCTTCGGTCAGTCGGCGGCCGGTCCCGGCCGCACGGTGACGCTGTCGGGCTTCCTGCTCGGCACGGTGTCGGGCTCCGGCGTGGCGACGACGGTGACCCTCGGTGGCTTCGGCTGGCCGCTGCTGCGCAAGGCCGGTTACTCGTCGGAGGCCGGTGGCGGTGTGCTCGCCGCTGCCGGTATCGGCGCCATCATGTCGCCGCCCACCCTCGGCGCCGCGGCGTTCATCATCGCCGAGCTGCTCAACGTCTCCTATCTCGAGGTGCTGATCTGGGCGACGATCCCGACGATCCTGTACTACCTCGGGATCATCCTGGCGATCGAGTTCGACGCCCGCCGGCACGGCACGCACCAGGTGGAGGTGGAGGACAAGTCGGCGTGGCGGCTGCTCTTCCGGTTCGGGTACCACTTCAGCTCGCTGGCCGCGATCGTCTTCTTCCTGGCCCTGGGCTACACGCCCTTCCGCGCGGTCGTGTACGCCACCGCACTGGCCTTCCTGCTGAGCTTCCTGGACCGCGAGCACTGGATGACGCCCAAGCGGCTCTGGCACGCGCTCGGCCAGGGCGCGGTCGGTGCCCTCTCGGTCATCCCCGTCATGGCGGTCGCCGGGATCATCGTCGGTGTCATGACCCTCACCGGTCTGGCGCTGCGGCTCGCGGGCATCATCGTCGACTTCGCCGGTGGCAGCCTGGCCCTGACCGCACTGTTCTCGGCCGTCGTCGTCGTGCTGCTCGGCCTGGCGGTACCGGTCACGGCGAGCTTCATCATCTCGTTCGTGATCATCTCGCCGGCTCTCCAGCAGGTGGGCGTCGAGCCGTTCGCCGCCGCGATGTTCATCTTCTACTACGCGGTGCTCAGCGAGGTGTCGCCGCCGACGGCCCTCTCGCCGTTCGCCGCAGCGGCGATCACCGGGGGCAAACCGGTGCCCACCATGTGGCTCACCTGGAAGTACACGCTGCCGGCCTTCCTGGTGCCGTTCATCTTCGTGCTGTCGCCGAACGGGGTCGGCCTGCTGTTCGAGGGCGGTGCCGCCACGGTCGCCATCGCGTTCGTCGCCTCCTCGCTCGCCGTGGGCGCGCTCGCCGTCGTCACCGGCAAGTGGCTGATCGGCCCGGCCGGCTGGCCGGAGCGGGTGCTGTTCCTGGGCGCGGCGCTCGCGCTGCTGGTCATGGAGCCGCTGTGGATCGGCGTGGGCGTCGGGCTCGGCCTCGCCGGGACGCTGGTGCACCTGCTGATGCGCCGGCGCGCCGGGCACTCCGTGGGCGGCCCGCTCGGCGCGATGCTCCCCGGTGGGGAGAGCGATCCCGAGCAGGCGTCGGCGGCGCCCGGGTCGCCGGCCGGCTCGGGCGCGACCGCCGCACCCCGCAGCACGACGGGCACCGACGACCGCGGGGAGCACTGA
- a CDS encoding MFS transporter, with translation MTGPPPGAGAPASTRAILQAVAVSVLGVLPAFLVGALAVQIRADLEVGLGLFGLAAATLFAVSGTCARPGGRLVQRLGARRGAVLAAVLAIGSLVTIGTASSAGWLMAGLAIGGLGNAVAQPAANLGISEFVTEHRLGLAFGIKQSSIPAATLLGGLSVPGIALVFGWRWAAAAAVALAVLLLVATAVGGRDAHAGPRTADTGAPDKGLPRGGLLVLTLGGFLGAAASTSTGVFLVDSAVAAGVAPGRAGLLFAACSVLGLGNRIGFGWLADRHPDRSRYLFIANLLTGGALGYGFLATGQTALFVLGAAMAYGLGWAWTGLFHFAVIRDNRAAAASVTGFVQTGLSLGAAGGPLFFGVVAQTFSYPAAWLTAAVLSLLAAVTIRLSRRMVRRSRGLPVPGLRRRVPVQDADLQAPT, from the coding sequence GTGACCGGACCGCCCCCAGGAGCCGGAGCCCCGGCGTCGACCCGCGCGATCCTGCAGGCCGTCGCCGTCTCGGTCCTGGGGGTGCTGCCGGCCTTCCTGGTCGGCGCGCTGGCGGTGCAGATCCGCGCCGACCTCGAGGTGGGCCTGGGACTGTTCGGCCTGGCTGCGGCGACGCTGTTCGCCGTGTCCGGCACCTGCGCGCGGCCCGGCGGGCGGCTGGTGCAACGACTGGGCGCGCGCAGGGGCGCGGTGCTGGCCGCGGTGCTGGCGATCGGCTCGCTGGTCACCATCGGCACCGCCTCGTCGGCGGGCTGGCTGATGGCCGGCCTGGCGATCGGCGGGCTGGGCAACGCGGTCGCCCAGCCCGCGGCCAACCTCGGCATCTCCGAGTTCGTGACCGAGCACCGGCTCGGGCTGGCCTTCGGCATCAAGCAGTCGTCGATCCCGGCGGCCACCCTGCTCGGCGGTCTCTCCGTCCCCGGCATCGCGCTGGTCTTCGGATGGCGCTGGGCGGCCGCCGCAGCGGTCGCGCTGGCGGTACTGCTGCTCGTCGCGACGGCCGTCGGCGGGCGGGACGCGCACGCCGGGCCCCGGACCGCGGACACCGGCGCACCGGACAAGGGCCTGCCGCGCGGAGGGCTGCTGGTGCTGACCCTCGGCGGGTTCCTCGGTGCGGCGGCCTCGACGTCCACCGGCGTCTTCCTCGTCGACTCCGCCGTCGCGGCGGGCGTGGCGCCCGGCCGGGCCGGGCTGCTCTTCGCCGCCTGCTCGGTGCTGGGCCTGGGAAACCGGATCGGCTTCGGGTGGCTGGCCGACCGGCATCCCGACCGGAGCCGCTACCTGTTCATCGCCAACCTGCTCACCGGCGGCGCCCTCGGCTACGGCTTCCTGGCCACCGGGCAGACCGCGCTGTTCGTCCTGGGTGCGGCGATGGCCTACGGCCTGGGCTGGGCCTGGACGGGTCTGTTCCACTTCGCCGTGATCCGCGACAACCGGGCCGCCGCTGCGTCGGTGACCGGGTTCGTGCAGACCGGCTTGTCCCTGGGCGCAGCCGGCGGACCGCTGTTCTTCGGCGTCGTCGCGCAGACGTTCTCCTATCCCGCCGCCTGGCTGACCGCTGCGGTGCTCAGCCTGCTCGCCGCCGTCACGATCCGCCTCAGCCGCCGCATGGTCCGCCGGTCGCGTGGGCTGCCGGTTCCCGGTCTCCGCCGCCGGGTGCCCGTGCAGGACGCCGACCTGCAGGCGCCCACCTGA